The following are from one region of the Arachis duranensis cultivar V14167 chromosome 10, aradu.V14167.gnm2.J7QH, whole genome shotgun sequence genome:
- the LOC107468801 gene encoding uncharacterized protein LOC107468801, translated as MEALLSQFTLLSDHALQDKNFDPSTIEDLMKLFEIESYKAWAAAELEQQKEVEEAEVSMQEAEDYLDSVMESAMDEFRRFEEELESMSKAEMESLVNTAESARKMGNLMEKAASIASKKYIEAALNSATASMKSAWKGISSGKVHPS; from the coding sequence atggaagccCTTCTGTCCCAATTCACCTTGCTCTCAGACCATGCTCTACAGGACAAGAACTTTGATCCATCCACAATTGAGGACCTCATGAAGCTGTTTGAGATTGAGTCATACAAGGCATGGGCAGCTGCAGAACTTGAGCAACAGAAAGAGGTTGAAGAGGCTGAAGTTTCCATGCAGGAAGCTGAGGACTACCTTGATTCTGTCATGGAAAGCGCCATGGATGAGTTCCGGCGCTTCGAAGAGGAGCTTGAGAGCATGTCAAAGGCTGAAATGGAGAGCCTAGTTAACACTGCTGAGAGTGCAAGAAAGATGGGAAATTTGATGGAGAAAGCTGCCTCCATTGCTTCCAAGAAGTATATTGAGGCTGCACTCAATTCAGCCACTGCTTCCATGAAATCTGCTTGGAAGGGAATCTCTTCTGGCAAGGTCCATCCTTCTTAA
- the LOC107468799 gene encoding uncharacterized protein LOC107468799: MSKVGDSTKMKSEAGEFPKMEMKPFNILKTDMNELLKNKTADFFDKTKSEGASASQTSTLTSLKSTNSSLVSKNSLRRKRDLMSLLCSYPLDARMISDDFKSKPYDERQLPLKLKGLLPKEIIRDAENGDRSWSWSGSSFGDAHLDFIPEAILNLAADLSVHQLIQTLISICKSENPNHTKCIRLSTRSDVEKRTVEAKVTAALNDKHNMLDILNSFRRPLTIDASGYPTSEAENELKQHICQLLQLSTIEDDDILCTRQIEDEMSRSRYLVILVDRDGEEIVDPQKVGLCSTLQSGVLVLITTDSPASQQAKEGGLTDELVDLEIRTNDHLLPWVVFCHSVGKKFVYSSSAILTTAAHIVEECRSHLHAILLVAKLLKNHQDVRKWDLALFKLRCFNPSHDFHNFHGSNSIMIKAFLSLIWDGMKKIQQNCLLSCLVIPKIQEGMVDHELMNHWMSYLFLDAGKTEKNLSQLVENSIFLQLNGVGGRYIWLTEETYQILERLHTSYPLFIEKSNLGLTEPSNTDKWHNAVRIELAGNKISELPQSPDCLRLKVLMLQNNADLTKIPSLFFDHMPLLCILNLSYTSVRELPRSLFFLEQLRELYLKGCECFMKLPPEIGNLKKLEKLDLDETQITHLPKEVQKLTNMQSLTLCFYEYRVKKNRSYSCSTIIPSGVLSKLKRLEHLCIGVNPDDERWNENVQAILPEILGLECLKTLSMYIPQLELLKLIPAHIFKLDFRFTVGRHMQRIISSIPPATDVEFKQSGCSLKFVKGEGVPDEIKMLLRNSKALFLDRHFTLQSLSECEMKNIEQLRVCILAECKEMQTIGGGGAAKDDEDMLPHLLFLSLFHMKNLRSIWEGPTPPRSSFGMLQSLSLQSCPKLITLFSVDFLGNFSLLKELIVKDCPKLSTLVSCHSFRHIAHTFLPKLNKLLLLHLPELTSLSSGLHIGPVLKKIAFYDCPKLHSLSTRELISQELTVIKGESNWWRELEGRPCKFDQIFSPIHEEADIMSQLGTYEYDGDNMDSGSGGSVAAPLHPIVDANSLASSGKDFQKGSRVSKHSLPTWDIETSDFMEYDGYTWRKYDQKDILGTVHRREYYRCNGRGCPAKKRVQRIRDDPSLYRITYQGHHTCGGQAQLELSPTLIGELHRFSP, translated from the exons ATGAGCAAAGTAGGTGATTCTACCAAAATGAAGTCAGAGGCAGGTGAGTTTCCCAAAATGGAAATGAAGCCATTCAATATCCTTAAAACAGATATGAATGAACTTCTGAAAAACAAGACGGCTGATTTTTTTGACAAAACAAAATCTGAAGGGGCCTCAGCTTCTCAGACTAGTACTTTGACGAGCTTGAAATCAACAAATTCCTCACTTGTATCAAAAAATAGTTTGAGGAGGAAGAGGGATTTGATGAGCCTGTTGTGTAGTTATCCTCTGGACGCAAGAATGATATCCGATGACTTCAAATCAAAACCATATGACGAGAGACAGCTGCCACTTAAACTAAAAGGACTTCTTCCAAAGGAGATAATAAGGGATGCTGAAAATGGTGATAGGTCCTGGTCCTGGTCCGGCTCCAGCTTCGGTGATGCCCACTTGGACTTCATTCCAGAAGCTATTCTCAATCTGGCTGCTGATCTTTCTGTTCACCAACTCATCCAAACATTGATTTCCATTTGTAAAAGTGAAAATCCAAACCATACAAAATGCATCAGGTTATCAACCAGAAGTGATGTTGAAAAAAGAACAGTCGAGGCAAAAGTAACTGCAGCCTTGAATGACAAGCATAATATGCTTGACATTCTTAATTCATTTCGCAGACCTCTGACTATTGATGCCTCCGGATAtccaacttcagaagcagagaACGAACTTAAACAACATATCTGTCAACTACTTCAGCTTTCAACTATTGAAGATGATGACATTCTGTGCACCAGAcagattgaagatgagatgtCAAGAAGCAGGTACCTAGTAATTCTTGTAGATAGGGATGGTGAGGAAATTGTTGATCCACAAAAAGTGGGACTTTGTAGTACTCTACAGTCAGGAGTTTTGGTCCTCATTACAACTGACTCACCAGCATCTCAACAAGCTAAAGAAGGAGGATTGACGGATGAGTTAGTGGACTTGGAAATCCGGACTAACGATCATTTGCTGCCGTGGGTGGTCTTCTGTCACAGTGTGGGGAAGAAGTTTGTATATTCATCAAGTGCCATCCTGACAACTGCAGCGCACATAGTTGAGGAGTGTCGCAGCCACCTTCATGCAATTCTCCTCGTGGCAAAGTTGTTGAAGAATCATCAAGATGTTAGAAAATGGGACCTTGCTCTCTTCAAATTGCGATGTTTTAATCCTTCACATGATTTCCACAATTTTCATGGTTCGAACAGCATCATGATTAAGGCATTCCTAAGCTTAATATGGGATGGCATGAAGAAGATACAACAGAATTGTCTACTTAGTTGTTTAGTCATTCCCAAAATTCAAGAAGGCATGGTTGATCATGAATTGATGAATCACTGGATGTCTTATCTCTTTTTGGATGCTGGAAAAACGGAAAAGAACCTAAGTCAGCTTGTAGAAAATTCTATATTTCTTCAATTGAATGGTGTTGGAGGCAGGTATATTTGGTTAACAGAAGAAACCTATCAAATATTAGAACGGCTACACACCTCTTACCCGTTGTTCATAGAGAAATCAAACCTAGGATTGACTGAACCATCCAACACTGACAAGTGGCATAATGCTGTACGAATTGAATTAGCAGGCAATAAAATCTCTGAGCTACCACAGTCCCCAGATTGTCTGCGACTCAAAGTTTTGATGCTGCAAAACAATGCTGATTTGACAAAAATaccatctttattttttgatcACATGCCTCTCCTTTGCATACTGAACTTATCCTATACTAGTGTAAGAGAACTGCCGCGTTCGCTGTTCTTTTTGGAGCAGCTTAGAGAACTTTATTTGAAAGGTTGTGAATGCTTCATGAAATTACCACCTGAAATTGGAAATttgaagaaacttgagaagctTGATCTTGATGAGACTCAGATCACACATCTGCCAAAAGAGGTCCAGAAGTTAACCAATATGCAAAGCTTGACCCTCTGCTTTTATGAATATCGTGTCAAGAAGAATAGGTCATATTCTTGCTCAACAATTATTCCTTCTGGTGTGCTATCTAAACTCAAGAGGTTAGAACATTTGTGTATTGGTGTAAACCCTGATGATGAGCGGTGGAATGAGAATGTGCAAGCCATTCTACCAGAAATATTGGGATTAGAGTGTTTGAAAACTCTAAGTATGTATATCCCACAACTGGAACTTTTGAAGCTCATACCGGCCCACATTTTTAAACTTGATTTCAGGTTCACTGTTGGTCGTCATATGCAACGGATTATATCAAGCATACCACCTGCCACTGATGTGGAATTTAAACAAAGTGGCTGCAGCTTAAAATTTGTAAAAGGTGAGGGTGTCCCGGATGAAATCAAAATGCTTCTTAGAAACAGCAAAGCTCTTTTCTTGGATCGGCATTTCACCTTACAGAGTCTATCTGAATGCGAAATGAAAAATATAGAGCAACTACGGGTGTGCATATTGGCAGAATGCAAAGAAATGCAAACAATTGGTGGTGGAGGTGCAGCAAAAGATGATGAGGATATGCTTCCGCATTTGCTATTCTTGAGTTTATTCCACATGAAGAATCTAAGAAGCATCTGGGAGGGCCCAACTCCTCCTCGTAGCTCATTTGGTATGTTACAGTCTTTGTCGTTGCAAAGTTGTCCAAAGTTAATAACTCTCTTCTCTGTGGATTTTCTGGGAAACTTTTCTTTGTTGAAGGAGCTTATAGTGAAGGACTGTCCCAAATTAAGTACATTAGTAAGTTGTCATTCATTCAGGCACATTGCACATACTTTCCTTCCTAAATTGAACAAGTTATTGCTTCTCCATCTCCCTGAATTGACCAGCCTTTCAAGCGGGTTGCACATTGGAcctgttttgaaaaaaatagcaTTTTATGACTGCCCAAAGCTGCATAGTCTTTCAACCAGGGAATTGATAAGCCAAGAACTAACGGTAATCAAAGGAGAAAGCAACTGGTGGAGGGAACTAGAAGGTCGACCGTGTAAGTTCGATCAGATATTTTCCCCAATCCATGAAGAGGCTGACATAATGTCTCAATTAGGTACATATGAATATGATGGTGACAACATGGATAGTGGTTCGG GTGGCTCAGTGGCTGCACCATTACATCCCATAGTGGATGCAAATTCACTGGCTTCGAGTGGCAAGGACTTCCAAAAGGGTTCCAGGGTCTCGAAACATAG TTTACCAACCTGGGATATAGAGACAAGTGATTTTATGGAGTATGATGGATACACGTGGAGAAAATATGATCAGAAAGATATTCTGGGCACGGTGCATCGAAG AGAGTATTACAGATGCAACGGACGTGGATGCCCAGCCAAAAAGAGGGTTCAAAGGATTCGTGATGACCCTTCTTTGTACAGAATAACTTACCAGGGGCATCATACTTGCGGTGGTCAAGCACAACTCGAGTTAAGCCCCACTTTGATTGGTGAGTTGCACCGATTTAGTCcctga